The Physeter macrocephalus isolate SW-GA unplaced genomic scaffold, ASM283717v5 random_1679, whole genome shotgun sequence genome contains a region encoding:
- the LOC102977128 gene encoding seizure protein 6 homolog, translating into YLLSCHFPRRPAYGAVTVTSLHPGGSARFHCATGYQLKGARLLTCLNATQPLWDSQEPVCIASCGGVIRNATTGRIVSPGFPGNYSINLTCHWLLEAPEGQRLHLHFEKVSLAEDDDRLIIRNGDNVEAPPVYDSYEVEYLPIEGLLSSGRHFFVELSTDSSGAAAGMALRYEAFQQGHCYEPFVKYGNFSSSAPSYPVGTTVEFSCDPGYTLEQGSIIIECVDPHDPQWNETEPACRAVCSGEITDSAGVVLSPNWPEPYGRGQDCIWGVHVEEDKRIMLDVRVLRIGPGDVLTFYDGDDLTARVLGQYSGPHGHFKLFTSMADVTIQFQSDPGTSVLGYQQGFVIHFFEVPRNDTCPELPEIPNGWKSPSQPELVHGTVVTYQCYPGYQVVGSSVLMCQWDLTWSEDLPSCQRVTSCHDPGDVEHSRRLISSPKFPVGATVQYICDQGFVLTGSAILTCHDRQASSPKWSDRAPKCLLEHLKPCRGLSAPENGARSPEKQLHPAGATIHFSCAPGYVLKGQASIKCVPGHPSHWSDPPPICRAASLDGFYSGRSLDVAKAPAASSTLDAAHIAAAIFLPLVAMALLVGGVYLYFSRLQGKSPLQLPRTRPRPYDRITVESAFDNPTYETGETREYEVSI; encoded by the exons CTTCCTGCGGTGGAGTGATCCGCAATGCCACCACGGGCCGTATCGTCTCTCCCGGCTTCCCGGGCAACTACAGCATCAACCTCACCTGCCACTGGCTGCTTGAGGCTCCCGAGGGCCAGCGGCTGCACCTGCACTTTGAGAAGGTTTCCCTGGCAGAGGATGACGACAG GCTCATCATCCGCAATGGGGACAATGTGGAGGCCCCGCCTGTGTATGATTCCTACGAGGTGGAGTACCTGCCCATTGAGGGCCTGCTCAGCTCCGGCCGACACTTCTTTGTGGAGCTCAGTACCGACAGCAGTGGTGCGGCTGCAGGCATGGCCCTGCGCTATGAGG CCTTCCAGCAAGGCCATTGCTATGAGCCCTTTGTCAAATACGGCAACTTCAGCAGCAGCGCACCCTCCTACCCTGTGGGTACCACCGTGGAGTTCAGCTGCGACCCTGGCTACACCCTGGAGCAGGGCTCCATCATCATTGAGTGCGTTGACCCTCATGACCCCCAATGGAATGAGAcagagcccgcctgccgag CTGTGTGCAGTGGGGAGATCACAGACTCGGCCGGCGTGGTGCTCTCCCCCAACTGGCCAGAGCCCTACGGccgtgggcaggactgcatctggggCGTGCACGTGGAGGAAGACAAGCGCATCATGCTGGACGTCCGAGT GCTGCGCATAGGCCCTGGTGACGTGCTTACCTTCTACGATGGGGATGACCTGACAGCCCGGGTCCTGGGCCAGTACTCTGGGCCCCATGGCCACTTCAAGCTCTTTACCTCCATGGCCGACGTCACCATACAGTTCCAGTCGGACCCCGGGACCTCAGTGCTGGGCTACCAGCAGGGCTTTGTCATCCACTTCTTTG AGGTGCCCCGTAATGACACGTGTCCGGAGCTGCCTGAGATCCCCAATGGCTGGAAGAGCCCGTCGCAGCCTGAGCTGGTACACGGCACTGTCGTCACTTACCAGTGCTATCCTGGCTACCAGGTGGTGGGATCCAGTGTCCTCATGTGCCAGTGGGACCTAACCTGGAGTGAGGACCTGCCCTCCTGCCAGAGGG TGACTTCCTGCCATGACCCTGGGGATGTGGAGCACAGCCGACGCCTCATATCTAGCCCCAAGTTTCCCGTGGGGGCCACCGTGCAGTACATCTGTGACCAGGGTTTTGTGCTGACGGGTAGTGCCATCCTCACCTGCCATGACCGCCAAGCCAGCAGCCCCAAGTGGAGCGACCGGGCCCCCAAATGTCTCC TGGAACATCTCAAGCCGTGCCGTGGCCTCAGCGCCCCCGAGAATGGTGCCCGCAGTCCTGAGAAGCAGCTGCACCCAGCGGGGGCTACTATCCACTTCTCGTGTGCCCCTGGCTACGTGCTGAAGGGCCAGGCCAGCATTAAGTGTGTGCCTGGACACCCCTCACATTGGAGTGACCCCCCACCCATCTgtagggctg CCTCTCTGGATGGCTTCTACAGCGGCCGCAGCCTGGATG TTGCCAAGGCGCCCGCTGCCTCCAGCACCCTGGATGCTGCTCACATTGCAGCTGCCATCTTCTTGCCGCTGGTGGCAATGGCGCTCTTGGTGGGAGGTGTGTACCTCTACTTCTCCAG gctccaggggaaAAGCCCCCTGCAGCTGCCCCGAACACGACCCCGCCCTTATGACCGCATCACCGTGGAGTCAGCATTTGACAATCCGACTTACGAGACTGGA GAGACGAGAGAATATGAAGTCTCCATCTAG
- the LOC114485352 gene encoding PHD finger protein 12-like isoform X2: MWEKMETKTIVYDLDTSGGLMEQIQALLAPPKTDEAEKRSRKPEKEPRRSGRATNHDSCDSCKEGGDLLCCDHCPAAFHLQCCAWKPGTEELEVTASGLPPFTLPPQ, translated from the exons ATGTGGGAGAAAATGGAGACCAAGACGATCGTGTACGACTTGGACACGTCGGGGGGGCTGATGGAG cAAATCCAAGCTCTGCTGGCTCCCCCAAAGACGGACGAGGCAGAAAAGCGGAGTCGGAAGCCTGAGAAGGAGCCCCGGCGAAGCGGTAGGGCCACCAACCACGACAGCTGCGATAGCTGCAAAGAAGGTGGGGATCTCCTGTGCTGTGACCACTGCCCGGCCGCCTTCCATCTCCAGTGCTG TGCTTGGAAACCTGGCACTGAAGAACTGGAGGTGACAGCATCTGGACTCCCTCCCTTCACTCTGCCCCCTCAATAG
- the LOC114485352 gene encoding PHD finger protein 12-like isoform X1, which translates to MWEKMETKTIVYDLDTSGGLMEQIQALLAPPKTDEAEKRSRKPEKEPRRSGRATNHDSCDSCKEGGDLLCCDHCPAAFHLQCCSAQNNPAKKSLNSRFCLEKSPLPSTKIPHLRRDPDCILF; encoded by the exons ATGTGGGAGAAAATGGAGACCAAGACGATCGTGTACGACTTGGACACGTCGGGGGGGCTGATGGAG cAAATCCAAGCTCTGCTGGCTCCCCCAAAGACGGACGAGGCAGAAAAGCGGAGTCGGAAGCCTGAGAAGGAGCCCCGGCGAAGCGGTAGGGCCACCAACCACGACAGCTGCGATAGCTGCAAAGAAGGTGGGGATCTCCTGTGCTGTGACCACTGCCCGGCCGCCTTCCATCTCCAGTGCTG CTCAGCCCAGAACAATCCGGCCAAGAAGAGTTTAAACTCCAGGTTCTGCCTGGAGAAATCACCTCTGCCCTCCACAAAAATCCCACATCTGCGCCGGGACCCCGATTGCATCTTGTTCTGA